From a single Miscanthus floridulus cultivar M001 chromosome 8, ASM1932011v1, whole genome shotgun sequence genomic region:
- the LOC136474996 gene encoding uncharacterized protein: protein MASGGSYDDQRAGYGGSATPFHLLVFLGTVALLGATSLYSRYESAVESLVEQVRFAVVLSPLLLLLAVQYWAATAGSRRPRGGALSSLLVGDQPSLYAGGGWGGQHHQRDGAGAAASSPWGVALALALVLLLVSYHSCFQDLWFPLVKRR from the coding sequence ATGGCGAGCGGCGGCTCCTACGACGACCAGAGAGCGGGCTACGGCGGCTCGGCGACGCCGTTCCACCTCCTCGTGTTCCTGGGCACCGTCGCGCTGCTGGGCGCCACGTCGCTCTACTCGCGCTACGAGTCCGCGGTGGAGAGCCTGGTGGAGCAGGTGCGGTTCGCCGTCGTGCTGTCCccgctgctgctcctgctcgcggTCCAGTACTGGGCGGCCACGGCCGGGTCGCGGCGGCCGCGGGGCGGCGCCCTCTCGTCGCTGCTGGTCGGGGACCAGCCCTCCTTGTACGCCGGCGGCGGATGGGGCGGCCAGCACCACCAGCGGGACGGCGCGGGGGCGGCGGCATCGTCGCCGTGGGGCGTGGCGCTCGCGCTCGCCCTCGTGCTGCTCCTCGTCTCCTACCACTCCTGCTTCCAGGACCTGTGGTTCCCGCTGGTCAAACGCCGGTGA